A window of the Fulvia fulva chromosome 3, complete sequence genome harbors these coding sequences:
- a CDS encoding Initiation-specific alpha-1,6-mannosyltransferase: MGRTTSRGADEKLKLMSPSRKEGLQIGVPKQLQRVLLPACAALLFLFFVTAGNWSSATEGVKKVLHKRPAHFPRKIWQTWKVDPMRFEERDHNTAQTWIIKNPDYRYEVLTDQNDLAYVETHFGPEGLNRPDIVFMYRELTARIIKADLLRYMIMYVEGGIYTDIDVEALKPANHFIPQRWNEKDVDMVIGVEIDQPEFKDHPVLGSKSMSFCQWTFMTKPRLPVMLTLIENIMMWLRGVAMEQNKPISQIELDFDQVISGTGPSAFTKAILADMSKNTGRTVTWDEFHDLNESKLVGGVLVLTVEAFAAGQGHSDSGTHEGRQALVRHHYHASGWPTAHPRFNHPMFGEVERCNWVPDCVRAWDENTATWEHMTPEDKMQQLEVARTNAEAAQKQAEDAYREAEAKGEQAPPPPPPPGAPGAPPLAEFLNPE; the protein is encoded by the coding sequence ATGGGGCGAACGACGTCGCGCGGCGCCGACGAGAAGTTGAAGCTGATGAGTCCCTCGCGAAAGGAGGGCCTTCAGATTGGCGTGCCGAAGCAATTGCAACGAGTCCTGCTGCCAGCATGCGCGGCGCTACTCTTCCTCTTCTTCGTCACCGCAGGAAACTGGAGCAGCGCAACAGAAGGGGTGAAAAAGGTGCTGCACAAAAGGCCCGCACACTTTCCCCGGAAGATATGGCAGACGTGGAAGGTCGACCCCATGCGCTTTGAAGAGAGGGACCACAACACTGCACAAACCTGGATCATCAAGAACCCAGACTACCGATACGAAGTCCTGACGGACCAGAACGACCTGGCCTATGTCGAGACACACTTTGGTCCGGAAGGTCTGAACCGACCCGATATCGTCTTCATGTACAGAGAGCTCACGGCGCGCATCATCAAGGCCGACCTGCTGCGCTACATGATCATGTACGTCGAGGGCGGCATCTACACCGACATCGACGTCGAAGCCCTCAAGCCTGCGAACCACTTCATCCCCCAGCGATGGAACGAGAAGGACGTGGACATGGTCATTGGTGTCGAGATTGACCAGCCCGAGTTCAAGGATCACCCAGTGCTGGGCTCAAAGAGCATGTCATTCTGCCAATGGACATTCATGACCAAGCCGCGGCTGCCAGTCATGCTCACGCTGATTGAGAACATCATGATGTGGCTCCGCGGCGTGGCCATGGAACAGAACAAGCCAATCTCTCAGATCGAGTTGGACTTTGATCAAGTTATTAGCGGAACAGGTCCATCTGCTTTCACCAAAGCGATCCTGGCAGACATGTCGAAGAACACCGGACGAACAGTTACCTGGGACGAGTTTCACGATCTGAACGAGTCCAAGCTGGTTGGCGGTGTACTCGTCCTTACCGTCGAGGCATTCGCCGCTGGCCAAGGTCACTCCGATTCTGGCACACACGAGGGTCGCCAAGCGCTGGTTCGCCACCACTACCACGCGTCCGGGTGGCCAACTGCTCATCCACGATTCAACCACCCTATGTTCGGCGAAGTCGAGCGCTGCAACTGGGTCCCTGACTGCGTGCGCGCCTGGGACGAGAACACTGCCACCTGGGAGCACATGACGCCCGAAGACAAGATGCAACAACTCGAAGTCGCGCGCACCAATGCCGAGGCAGCACAAAAACAGGCCGAAGACGCGTACCGGGAAGCAGAAGCCAAGGGCGAGCAAGCGCCACCTCCGCCACCACCTCCAGGCGCACCGGGCGCACCACCCCTCGCCGAGTTCCTGAACCCAGAGTGA